GTGCCGGTGGTTTCGCTGGAGGATCAGGAGCTTGCGACGCTGATCTGCTATGACATCGAGTTTCCCGGCCATGCGGCGGAACTGGCGGCGGGGGGCGCGCGGCTGATCCTTGTGCCGACGGCCAATCCGATGGGCTACGAGCATGTGCAGCGGGTGCTGGTCCCGGCGCGTGCGCATGAGACCGGGGCGGTGGTCGCCTATGCCAATTTCTGCGGCGCCGAGGGCGGTCTGACCTATGGCGGGCTGTCGGTCATCGCGGGGCCGGATGGGCAGCCGCTGGCCATGGCGGGCGCCTATGGAGAGGCGCTGCTGGTCGTCGACCTGGCGGCGCTGGACAGCCTGCCAGCCGCGGCGTTTTCCGAGCAAGCGCAGGAATACCGGCCCGCGCGTTAGGTCAGGCCCGGTCCTGCCGCCGCCCCTGCCGCAGCAGGATCACTACCCCCGCCGCCGCCATGGCGGCCAGCGCGAACCATGTCAGCGCATAGATCAGGTGGGTGTTGCGGAAGGCGATGACGGTCAGCCCGCCGACGGGGTAGCCGCCGGGCTGTGGCGTGGCATCGGCATCGATGAACAGGGGCGCGACGGGGCCGAGGCTCTTGGCCGCCGCGATGGCCGCAACATCGCGGGAATACCAGCGATCCGCTGCCGGGTCGTTCACCCGCAGGAAGCCGCCGCCCGGTTCGGACTGGCGGGCAAGGCCGGTTACGCTGACCTCGCCCATTACCTGCCCCTCGGGTCGCGTTGCTGGGTCGGCACGCTCGGGCGGCACGAAACCGCGATTGACCAGCACGGTCCCCGCCCCGGTTCGCAGGGGCGTCAGCACCCAGAAGCCGCCGCCAAGTTCCGTCACCGCCTGCACCAGCGTCTCGGCCCCGTGGTCGAACTGGCCGGTGGCGGTGACATGGCGATAATCCTGTTCGCCGGGCGGGAGGGCGAGAAGATCGCTCAACCCCACCGGATCGGCCTCGACCCGCACCTCGACCTTCTGGATCAGGTCCAGCTTCCACGCCAGCCGCTGCATCTGCCAGACGCCCAATGCTGCGAAGCACAGGGTCAGCGCCACGCCAAGGATCAGCGCCAGCCCGACCTGCCAGCGCGGGCGCAGGGTGTCGTGGCTCAATTCGCCGGCGGCTCGGTCATCATGCCGGGCATCATGTTGGCATCCATGTGATACATGACCCAGACCGTGCCAACGACGGCGATGACCAGCACGATGATGGTGAAGACGAGCGAGATCAGCGTCCAGCCGCCCTCGGCCTTGGGGCTCATATGCAGGAAATAGACCATGTGCACGATGATCTGCGCCACGGCGCAGATCAGCACGAGGAAGGCCGTCAGCCGCTCGGACGAGAAGATGCCGGACATGACCAGGAAGAAGGGAATGGCGGTCAGGATGGCGGCAAGGATGAAGCCGGTGACGTAATCCTGCTTGGTGCCATGGGGGAAGGGGGCGGCGTGGGTCTCGTGGTGGCCCTCATGCGGATCGCTCATCAGATCATCCCCATCAGATAGACAAAGGTGAAGACCCCGATCCAGATCACGTCGAGGAAGTGCCAGAACATCGACAGGCATTCCAGCCGCCGCTGGTTGGCGCTGGTCAGCCCGTGCTTGCGGACCTGCAGAACCAGCGCGGCCATCCAGATCAGGCCGAAGGTCACATGCAGCCCGTGGGTGCCGACGAGGGTGAAAAAGGCCGAGAGGAAGGCCGAACGCCCCGGACCCGCGCCGATATGGATCAGGTGGTTGAACTCGTAAAGCTCGATGGCAAGGAAGGCGAGGCCAAAGCCCGCCGTGATCCCCAGCCATTTCATCACCTCTTTCTGGTCGCCCCGATGCATCGCCAGCATGGCAAAGCCATAGGTGATCGAGGAAAACAGCAGCATCGCCGTGTTCAGCGCGATCAGCCACAGGTCGAAGAGTTCCTTCGGCCCCGGCCCGCCGCCATAGCGATGGCCCAGCACCGCGAAGGTGCCAAAGAGTGTGGCGAAGATGAGGCAATCGCTCATCAGGTAGATCCAGAAGCCAAGCGGCGTGCTGTGGCCCTCGGGGTGATGCGGCTCCTCTTCCGGGTGGAAGACGCGCGGATCGGTGGGCTCTGTGATGATGGGCGTGCTCATGCTGTCTGGCCCGCCTGTCCCAAGGCCCGGCTGCGGGCGTCCTCGGTCGCGGTGACGGTGGCGGCGGGGATGTGGAAGTCGCGGTTATAGTTGAAGGTGTGCAGGATCGAGGCGAGGATCAGCGCGAGGAAGCTGACGGCGGCCAGCCACCAGATATGCCAGACCAGCGCAAAGCCAAGCGCGGTGCTGATCCCGGCAAGGATGATGCCGGCGCCGGTATTCCTCGGCATGTGGATCGGCTTGAAGTTCGACAGTGGCCGCTGGTAGCCGTGATCCTTCATGTCTTGCCAGGCATCCACGTCATAGACGACCGGGGTGACGGCGAAGTTGTAATCGGGCGGTGGCGACGAGGTCGACCATTCCAGCGTCCGCCCGCCCCAGATGTCGCCGGTGGTGTCGCGCAGCTGGTTGCGGTCGCGGATCGAGACGTAGAACTGCATCAGCATGGCGCCGATGCCGGCGGCGATCAGCAATGCCCCAAGCGCGGCGATGGCGAAATAGACCTGCAGCGAGGGGTCGTCGAAGGTGCGCAGGCGCCGCGTCACGCCCATCAGCCCGACGACATAAAGCGGCATGAAGGCGACCCAGAAACCCACCACCCAGCACCAGAAGCTGACCCGGCCCCAGAACTCGTTCAAGCGGAAGCCGAAGGCCTTGGGCCACCAGTAGTTGATCCCGGCAAAGACGCCATAGACCACGCCGCCGATGATGACATTGTGGAAATGCGCGACGAGGAACAGCGAGTTGTGCAGCACGAAATCGGCCGGCGGCACCGCCAGCATCACCCCGGTCATGCCGCCGATGCAGAAGGTCAGCATGAAGGCCACGGTCCACATCATCGGCAACTCGAACCGGATGCGGCCGCGATACATGGTGAACAGCCAGTTGAACACCTTGGCCCCGGTCGGGATCGAGATGATCATCGTGGCGATGCCGAAGAAGCTGTTCACCGAAGGGCCCGAGCCCATGGTGAAGAAATGGTGCAGCCAGACCAGATAGCTGAGGATGGTGATGCAGATGGTGGCATAGACCATCGAGTTGTAGCCGAACAGCCGCTTGCCGCAGAAGGTCGCGGCGACCTCGGAAAAGATGCCGAAGGCCGGCAGGACGAGGATGTAAACCTCGGGATGGCCCCAGATCCAGATCAGGTTCACGTAGAGCATGGGGTTCCCACCAAGGTCATTGGTGAAGAAGTTCATCCCCAGGTAACGGTCCAGTGCCAGCAGTACGAGGGTCGCGGTAAGCACCGGGAAGGTGGCCACGATCAGCACGTTGGTGCAAAGCGCCGTCCAGGTGAAGACCGGCATCCGCATCAGCGTCATGCCCGGGCAGCGCATCTTCAGGATCGTCACCAGCAGGTTGATGCCCGAGAGCGTTGTCCCGACCCCGGCGATCTGCAGACCCCAGATATAGTAATCCACCCCCTCGGTAGGACTGGCGACGATGCCCGAGAGGGGCGGGAAGGCCAGCCAGCCGGTCATGGCGAACTCGCCCACAAACAGCGAGATCATCACCAGAACCGCGCCGCCCACGGTCATCCAGAAGCTGAAATTGTTCAGGAAGGGGAAGGACACGTCCCGCGCGCCGATCTGCAGCGGCACGACGAAGTTCATCAGCCCGGTGATGAAGGGCATGGCCACGAAGAAGATCATGATCGTGCCATGGGCAGTGAAGATCTGGTCATAGTGATGGGCGTTCAGATAGCCCTCGGAGCCGTTGAAGGCCCAGACCTGCTGCAGCCGCATCATGATCGCATCGGCAAAGCCGCGCAGGAACATGACCATGCCGAGGATCATGTACATGATGCCGATCTTCTTGTGGTCGACGCTGGTCAGCCAGTCGCGCCACAGGTAGCCCCAGAGCCGGAAATAGGTGACCGCCGCGACCAGCGCCGCCCCGCCGATCGCCACGACGGCGAAGGTGCCAACCACGATCGGTACGTCCAGCGGAAACTTGTCCAGCGTCAGCCGGCCGAAGAGGAAGCTGCTTTCGATCTCGTGCCCGGTGACGGCCATGGCGGATCCCTCAGTTCTGGCGCAGGAATGCGTATTGATGGGTCAGGGCCGGGCCTGACGGCTTGGCGCTGGCAGAATCCTCGTCGGCGGGTGCGGCGTCATGGCCTTCATGGCCACCGCCTTCGCCCTCGGCACCGCCTTCGCCCATGTCATGCCCCTCGCCTCCGGCCTCCGGAGCCTCGCCGTGGCCGCCCTCCATGCCATGGGTGCCGGTGCCATCGGTCATCATCGCGTCCATGCAGGTCTGGCCCGGCTCGACGCAGCGGTTGAGGATGTCGTGATAGAGCGTTTCGTCGCCCAGGGCGAATTGCGCGGCAGGTTCGTTCTCGCTGGGTTTCAGCAATTCGCGGTAGCGGTCGCGGTCCAGCACCTGTTCCGAGGCCCGCGCCCTGGCAACCCAGGTATAGAAATCCTCGACCTCCATCCCGTGGAAGGGGAACTTCATCCCCGAGAAGCCGGCGCCGCTGTAATGCGAGGACATGCCCTTGAACTCGCCCGGTTCGTTGATGACGGCGTGCAGCTTGGTCTCCATCCCGGGCATGGTGTAGATCATCCCGGCCAGCGTCGGCACGTAGAAGGCGTTCATCACCTCGGTCGAGGTCAGCTTGAAGGCGATGGGCCGGTCCAAGGGCGCGGCCAGTTCGTTCACCGTGGCGATGCCGTATTGCGGGTAGATGAACAGCCATTTCCAGTCCATCGACACCACCTCGACCACCAGCGGCTCGGCATCGGCATCGACGCCGCGGGTTTCCTCGTCCAGCGGGCGATAGGGGTCGAGCTTGTGGGTGCTGACCCAAGTCAGCGCGCCAAGCCAGATGATGATGACCAAGGGCGCGGCCCAGATCAGCAGCTCGAGCGAGGTCGAATGGTGGAAATGCGGGTCATATTTCGCCTCGGAGTGGTCCGATTTGCGATAGCGGATGGCGATGGCGACGATGGCGACCATCACCGGCAGCACGATCACCAGGATCAGCGCCGTGGTGATCCCCAGAACATCGCGCAGCTTGGCGGCCACGTCGCCCGAGGGCGCAAGCACTTCCGAGGAACAGCCCGCCAGCGTGGCAAGCAGGATTGCAGCGATCGGGAAGCGTGAACGAATCATCTCGATGCACCCACCTTTGCGGACCCGGACAGCGGATTTGCTGCTCTGCCCCGTTCGGGCCAAGTGCGGCGTTAAACCCGGTTCTTGCCCGAACCATGACAAGATCATTCCTGATTGTCCATAAGCTGCCCGCGCAACCGCACCGAACTTGACATTGGGATCAATGGCCTGTTCCCTCATGGTCACTGCATCCACTGTCGCGGGTCTGCGGGGGTACCAACATGAACACCGGCAACACCGTCCCGGCGGAGACCCCGCATCAGCGGGTCAGGCTTTCCGATCTGACCATCGGCGTCATCATCGGGCGCACCTCGGAATTCTTCGACTTCTTCACCTTCGCCATCGCGGCGGTGCTGGTCTTTCCGCAATTCATCTTTCCCTTCGCCTCGCCGACGAACGGGGTGCTTTACGGCTTTCTGGTCCTCGCCCTCGGCTTCGTAGCGCGGCCCGTCGGCACGGCGATCTTCACCGAGATCGACCTGCGATTTGGCCACGGGTTCAAGCTGACCTCGGCGCTGTTCCTGCTGGGTCTCTCGACCGTCGCCATCTCGTTCCTGCCCAGTTACGACCAGGAGGGCTGGCTGACCGTTGCCAGCCTGATCCTGTTCCGCATGGGGCAGGGGGCAGCGCTTGGCGGGGCCTGGGACGGGATGTCCTCGCTCTTGGCGCTGCACGCGCCCGCCGGGCAGAAGGGCCGTTTCGCCACCATCCCCCAGATCGGCGCGCCGATCGGGCTGATCCTTGCCAGCAGCCTTTTCATCTACCTGAAGACCTCGCTGTCGGAAGAGGAATTCCTCAGCTTCGGCTGGCGCTATCCCTTCTTCGTGGCCTTCGCCATCAACGTCGTGGCGCTGTTCGCGCGCCTGCGGCTGGTGGTCAGCGACGAGTTCAAGACGCTCTTTTCGGAATCCGAGCTGGACCCCTGCCCGGTGCCGGTCGCCATCCGCGAGGAATGGCTGAACATCATCATCGGGGCCTTCACGCCCCTGGCGACGCTGGCGCTGTTCCACATGGTCACGGTGTTCCCGCTGGGGTGGATCTATGTCCACACGCCCGAGGATGCGCTGGCCTTCCTGGTGATCGAGATCATCGGGGCGCTGTTCGGGCTGGGGGCGATCATCGCCTCGGGCTTCATCGCCGACCAGATCGGGCGGCGAACGCTGTTGACCTATTGCGCCATCGGCATCGCCATCTATGCCATCCTGTCGCCGCTGATCCTTGCGCTCGGCCGCAGTGGCGAGGCGCTGTATGTGATCATCGGCTTCTCGCTGCTGGGCCTGTCCTTCGGGCAAAGCTCGGGCGCGGTGGCTTCGGGCTTCCTGAAGAAGAACCGCTTCACCGCCTCGAACCTGACGGCGGATCTGTCCTGGATGTTCGGCGCGGGTTTCGCGCCCTTCGTCGCGCTTTACCTGACCGAGACGCTGGGGCTGTGGTCGGCGGGGGCCTATCTCTTGTCAGGCGCGCTCTGCACGCTGGCCGCGCTGACGCTGTTCCGCCGCCGGCAAGAGGAACGCCGCAGCCAGGATGGCTCCTGGCGCTGATCCATCAGCGGCGTGAATCGATGCCGCCGAAGCGATTCAGATTACTCGTTGGACGGGCGGGGCCGGGCGGCGGCAGACTGCCGCCATGGACAGCGACCCCATCCACCTGACCCGTTGCGACCCCGCGCAGAACTTGGCGCGCTTCTATCGGCTTGAACTGGCGGGCGATCTCTTCGGGGGTGTGCAGCTTTTGCGCCAATGGGGCCGGCTTGGCAGCGCCGGCCGCATCGGGCGGACTTGGTTCGCCAGCGCCGAGGCGGCGCAGGCCAGCCGGGACGACTGGCTGCGGCGCAAGCGGGCGCGCGGCTATCGCGAGGGTCAGAAAATCTAGGCCTCGTTTTCCGCCTCGTAGTTGTGGACGAAATCCTTCGGCAGTTCCGGCCCCCAGAGATAGAGCGAATCCTCGGGCGGGTAGTCGCCATCCTGCCAGTCACAATCGGCGGGGATATAGTCGATATCGGCGGAATATTCCGAATAGCTGCCCCAGGGATCGCGGACATAGTGGAAATAGTTCGAGCCCAGCACATGCCGGCCCATGCCCCAGCCGCGGGTGAATCCCTTGTCGGCCATGTTCATCGCGCCGATGCCGATCTCGTTGATGCCGCCCATGTCCCAGCTGCAATGATGCAGCCCCGGGGCCGAGGATTTGGCGAAGGCCAGAAGGTGGTGGTCCGAGCCGTGGATGCCATGCATGAAGCAGATGCCATCGCCCGAGCGGTCCGAGAGGCGCAGCCCGATGGCGCGGCTGTAGAACTCGATCGCCTTCGGCACATCCGGGGTGAACAGCAGCACATGCGCCAGGCGCAGCGGACGCACCACCGGGGCCTTGGACCGCTGCGGCGCAGCGGCCACGCCCGCCGGAACGGAGACCACCGAGAAGGGTGATTTCTCGTTGGGCGAGGTCTTTTCGGCCACCTTCACCTCGATCATCACCCCGAACGGGTCGAGGAACCAGAAACCGTTCGAGACGACCCCGCGAGGCGCATCCAGAAGCCGCACCCCCTGCGCCTCGATCCGGCGGCGCATCGGTTCGAAATCCTCTTCGAAGACCGCGAAGGACAGGTGGTTCAGCTTCTTGCGCCCCGCCTCGTGGATGCTGAGCCAGCGGTGATCCGAGCCGAAGGTGTAAAGCCCAAGCCCGTCGCCTTCCTCGCGCACGTCGAGGCCGAAGGCGCGGTAGAACTCATCCGCGACCTTGAGGTCGGGGACGGTCATCATGAAGGTATCCATCGAATGGATGCCCAATTCGCCCGGCCGTTTCGTCGGCGCGACTTTTCCGGTAATGGCGGTCATCTCGTCCTCCTTCTCACAGGCTGATCACTGGTGTCTCACAGGGCGGCCAGTCGGCGGGCCTTCAGCACCGCGCCGAAATCCGCGAGGGTATTCAACATGTCATGGGCCGCCTCGATCTGGGTCGGGTTGCCGTGGAACCGGCCCTCGTCATCGCGTTGCTGGGCATAAAGCGGGCAGACCACGCCCTGCACCAGCGGGATCATCTTCAAGGCCACCGCCACCCGGCGCAGATCCTCGACCGCGCGGGCGGCACCGGAAATGCCGCCATAAGCCACGGCGCACATCGGCTTGCCCGCCCATTCCGGGCCAAGGTAATCCAGCGCGTTCTTCAGCGCGCCGGGGATGGCATAGTTGTATTCGGTGGTGACGAAGACATAGGCGTCGCCGCGCGCGATGATCTCGCTGAAGCGCTTGGTATGCTCGTGGGTATATTGCTGCAGCCGGGGGTGGTTCGGCTCGTCCATGATCGGCAGGTTCAGCGCCGCCAGATCGACAACCTCGGTCTGAAAGCGCGCATCCTTGGCGGCGATGTCGGTGAACCATTCGGCCACCGAGGCCCCGCCGCGGCCCTGCCGCACGCTGCCGATGATGATCTGAAGGGTCAGCATGACGCGCGGCCCTCAGCGGATATTGGCGGTCAACCCGCCATCGACGACCATCCTTGTGCCGGTGATATAGCTGGCGCGGTCGGACGCCAGAAAGGCCACGGCATCGCCGATTTCCTCGACCTTGCCCCAGCGGCGGGCGATGATGCCCTTGCCGCCGCAGAACTCGCCCAGCCAATCCTCCTTGTCCTGATCGCCGGCCATGCCGCCAGCCCAGCCCTCGCGCCATTCGGTGCCGATGATGCCGGGGACGACGGTGTTCACGGTGATGCCGCGATCGGCCATGTCGGCAGCCAGGTAGCCGCTGGCATGGATCATCGCGGCATTGTTCATGCCGTAGTTCAGCGCCGGCATCCAGGTCATCAGCCCCGAGGCGCCGGTGATGTTGACGATCCGGCCCGAGCCGTCGGTGGCGATCATGCCCTCGAATTCGC
This region of Paracoccus zhejiangensis genomic DNA includes:
- a CDS encoding nitrilase-related carbon-nitrogen hydrolase gives rise to the protein MKLALWQSPPANGRIDDVFSAICQQLRAAAAAGAKLLVAPELILPGYNRPDLHRELAQPLDGEWITRLREMAREAGCGICLGWAERAGEAVYNAATTIGPDGAVLSHYRKIQLFGPMEQASFAHGSQLVPVVSLEDQELATLICYDIEFPGHAAELAAGGARLILVPTANPMGYEHVQRVLVPARAHETGAVVAYANFCGAEGGLTYGGLSVIAGPDGQPLAMAGAYGEALLVVDLAALDSLPAAAFSEQAQEYRPAR
- a CDS encoding SURF1 family protein, translated to MSHDTLRPRWQVGLALILGVALTLCFAALGVWQMQRLAWKLDLIQKVEVRVEADPVGLSDLLALPPGEQDYRHVTATGQFDHGAETLVQAVTELGGGFWVLTPLRTGAGTVLVNRGFVPPERADPATRPEGQVMGEVSVTGLARQSEPGGGFLRVNDPAADRWYSRDVAAIAAAKSLGPVAPLFIDADATPQPGGYPVGGLTVIAFRNTHLIYALTWFALAAMAAAGVVILLRQGRRQDRA
- the cyoD gene encoding cytochrome o ubiquinol oxidase subunit IV; the protein is MSDPHEGHHETHAAPFPHGTKQDYVTGFILAAILTAIPFFLVMSGIFSSERLTAFLVLICAVAQIIVHMVYFLHMSPKAEGGWTLISLVFTIIVLVIAVVGTVWVMYHMDANMMPGMMTEPPAN
- the cyoC gene encoding cytochrome o ubiquinol oxidase subunit III; the encoded protein is MSTPIITEPTDPRVFHPEEEPHHPEGHSTPLGFWIYLMSDCLIFATLFGTFAVLGHRYGGGPGPKELFDLWLIALNTAMLLFSSITYGFAMLAMHRGDQKEVMKWLGITAGFGLAFLAIELYEFNHLIHIGAGPGRSAFLSAFFTLVGTHGLHVTFGLIWMAALVLQVRKHGLTSANQRRLECLSMFWHFLDVIWIGVFTFVYLMGMI
- the cyoB gene encoding cytochrome o ubiquinol oxidase subunit I yields the protein MAVTGHEIESSFLFGRLTLDKFPLDVPIVVGTFAVVAIGGAALVAAVTYFRLWGYLWRDWLTSVDHKKIGIMYMILGMVMFLRGFADAIMMRLQQVWAFNGSEGYLNAHHYDQIFTAHGTIMIFFVAMPFITGLMNFVVPLQIGARDVSFPFLNNFSFWMTVGGAVLVMISLFVGEFAMTGWLAFPPLSGIVASPTEGVDYYIWGLQIAGVGTTLSGINLLVTILKMRCPGMTLMRMPVFTWTALCTNVLIVATFPVLTATLVLLALDRYLGMNFFTNDLGGNPMLYVNLIWIWGHPEVYILVLPAFGIFSEVAATFCGKRLFGYNSMVYATICITILSYLVWLHHFFTMGSGPSVNSFFGIATMIISIPTGAKVFNWLFTMYRGRIRFELPMMWTVAFMLTFCIGGMTGVMLAVPPADFVLHNSLFLVAHFHNVIIGGVVYGVFAGINYWWPKAFGFRLNEFWGRVSFWCWVVGFWVAFMPLYVVGLMGVTRRLRTFDDPSLQVYFAIAALGALLIAAGIGAMLMQFYVSIRDRNQLRDTTGDIWGGRTLEWSTSSPPPDYNFAVTPVVYDVDAWQDMKDHGYQRPLSNFKPIHMPRNTGAGIILAGISTALGFALVWHIWWLAAVSFLALILASILHTFNYNRDFHIPAATVTATEDARSRALGQAGQTA
- the cyoA gene encoding ubiquinol oxidase subunit II, producing MIRSRFPIAAILLATLAGCSSEVLAPSGDVAAKLRDVLGITTALILVIVLPVMVAIVAIAIRYRKSDHSEAKYDPHFHHSTSLELLIWAAPLVIIIWLGALTWVSTHKLDPYRPLDEETRGVDADAEPLVVEVVSMDWKWLFIYPQYGIATVNELAAPLDRPIAFKLTSTEVMNAFYVPTLAGMIYTMPGMETKLHAVINEPGEFKGMSSHYSGAGFSGMKFPFHGMEVEDFYTWVARARASEQVLDRDRYRELLKPSENEPAAQFALGDETLYHDILNRCVEPGQTCMDAMMTDGTGTHGMEGGHGEAPEAGGEGHDMGEGGAEGEGGGHEGHDAAPADEDSASAKPSGPALTHQYAFLRQN
- a CDS encoding MFS transporter translates to MNTGNTVPAETPHQRVRLSDLTIGVIIGRTSEFFDFFTFAIAAVLVFPQFIFPFASPTNGVLYGFLVLALGFVARPVGTAIFTEIDLRFGHGFKLTSALFLLGLSTVAISFLPSYDQEGWLTVASLILFRMGQGAALGGAWDGMSSLLALHAPAGQKGRFATIPQIGAPIGLILASSLFIYLKTSLSEEEFLSFGWRYPFFVAFAINVVALFARLRLVVSDEFKTLFSESELDPCPVPVAIREEWLNIIIGAFTPLATLALFHMVTVFPLGWIYVHTPEDALAFLVIEIIGALFGLGAIIASGFIADQIGRRTLLTYCAIGIAIYAILSPLILALGRSGEALYVIIGFSLLGLSFGQSSGAVASGFLKKNRFTASNLTADLSWMFGAGFAPFVALYLTETLGLWSAGAYLLSGALCTLAALTLFRRRQEERRSQDGSWR
- a CDS encoding WGR domain-containing protein encodes the protein MDSDPIHLTRCDPAQNLARFYRLELAGDLFGGVQLLRQWGRLGSAGRIGRTWFASAEAAQASRDDWLRRKRARGYREGQKI
- a CDS encoding VOC family protein, encoding MTAITGKVAPTKRPGELGIHSMDTFMMTVPDLKVADEFYRAFGLDVREEGDGLGLYTFGSDHRWLSIHEAGRKKLNHLSFAVFEEDFEPMRRRIEAQGVRLLDAPRGVVSNGFWFLDPFGVMIEVKVAEKTSPNEKSPFSVVSVPAGVAAAPQRSKAPVVRPLRLAHVLLFTPDVPKAIEFYSRAIGLRLSDRSGDGICFMHGIHGSDHHLLAFAKSSAPGLHHCSWDMGGINEIGIGAMNMADKGFTRGWGMGRHVLGSNYFHYVRDPWGSYSEYSADIDYIPADCDWQDGDYPPEDSLYLWGPELPKDFVHNYEAENEA
- a CDS encoding NADPH-dependent FMN reductase → MLTLQIIIGSVRQGRGGASVAEWFTDIAAKDARFQTEVVDLAALNLPIMDEPNHPRLQQYTHEHTKRFSEIIARGDAYVFVTTEYNYAIPGALKNALDYLGPEWAGKPMCAVAYGGISGAARAVEDLRRVAVALKMIPLVQGVVCPLYAQQRDDEGRFHGNPTQIEAAHDMLNTLADFGAVLKARRLAAL
- a CDS encoding SDR family NAD(P)-dependent oxidoreductase, with translation MDLGLEGRTAVVVGASKGIGRGIARALAAEGCNLFLLARNAEELAATARAITEEFGVSATPIAADVSDTASVSAAAAAVRAKVPEINILATSVGTAIRRQDRTITWSDADWQADIDIKVTGILRVIREFEGMIATDGSGRIVNITGASGLMTWMPALNYGMNNAAMIHASGYLAADMADRGITVNTVVPGIIGTEWREGWAGGMAGDQDKEDWLGEFCGGKGIIARRWGKVEEIGDAVAFLASDRASYITGTRMVVDGGLTANIR